A single region of the Agromyces sp. Leaf222 genome encodes:
- the trpA gene encoding tryptophan synthase subunit alpha: MRTVAPVIRRRNDEANGALIGYLPVGFPTLDESVEAAVALVENGVDVLELGLPYSDPVMDGPVIQAATQQALANGFKLSHGFEAVRRVTERVDAPVLLMTYWNPVVQYGVDRFADDLAAAGGAGLITPDLIPDEGADWIAASERTGLDRVFLAAPTSTDVRLAATVEASRGFVYAVSTMGITGARADVDAAARTLVGRLDDAGAEASCVGVGISTAAQVAEVLAYAQGAIVGSALVKALADGGVAAAGALAADLARGTRSE, from the coding sequence GTGAGAACGGTCGCCCCCGTCATCCGGCGCCGCAACGACGAGGCGAACGGTGCCCTCATCGGCTACCTGCCGGTCGGGTTCCCCACGCTCGACGAGAGCGTCGAGGCGGCGGTGGCGCTCGTCGAGAACGGCGTCGACGTGCTCGAGCTGGGCCTGCCCTACTCGGATCCCGTCATGGACGGGCCCGTCATCCAGGCGGCGACGCAGCAGGCGTTGGCCAACGGCTTCAAGCTCTCGCACGGCTTCGAGGCCGTACGACGCGTCACCGAACGGGTGGATGCCCCGGTGCTGCTGATGACCTACTGGAACCCCGTCGTGCAGTACGGCGTCGACCGGTTCGCCGACGACCTCGCGGCGGCCGGGGGAGCCGGGCTCATCACGCCCGACCTCATCCCCGACGAGGGTGCCGACTGGATCGCCGCATCCGAGCGCACCGGGCTCGACCGGGTGTTCCTCGCGGCGCCGACCTCCACCGACGTCCGGCTCGCCGCCACCGTCGAGGCGAGCCGCGGATTCGTCTACGCCGTCTCGACCATGGGCATCACGGGTGCCCGCGCCGACGTCGACGCGGCGGCGCGAACCCTCGTCGGCCGTCTCGACGACGCCGGGGCCGAGGCCAGCTGCGTCGGCGTCGGCATCTCGACGGCCGCCCAGGTCGCCGAGGTGCTCGCGTACGCGCAGGGCGCGATCGTCGGCTCCGCGCTGGTCAAGGCGCTGGCAGACGGCGGTGTCGCTGCCGCAGGGGCGCTGGCCGCCGACCTCGCGCGCGGCACGCGTTCCGAGTGA
- a CDS encoding DUF6704 family protein → MSTETADPGHGHSPAAWIAVIIMLVGFTVGTFAFWFEIVWLVWASAGIVLIGLLVGWLLARAGYGVGGDKVAAKAH, encoded by the coding sequence ATGAGCACTGAGACCGCAGACCCCGGCCACGGACACTCGCCCGCGGCGTGGATCGCCGTCATCATCATGCTCGTCGGCTTCACCGTCGGCACGTTCGCCTTCTGGTTCGAGATCGTGTGGCTCGTCTGGGCCTCGGCGGGCATCGTGCTCATCGGCCTGCTCGTCGGCTGGCTGCTCGCCCGCGCCGGCTACGGCGTCGGGGGCGACAAGGTCGCCGCGAAGGCCCACTGA
- the hisG gene encoding ATP phosphoribosyltransferase yields the protein MLRIAVPNKGSLSETAAQMLWEAGYTGRRDPRDLHTADPRNGVEFFYLRPRDIATYVGSGALDVGITGRDLLLDSGSDASEIAPLGFGDSTFRFAGPAGAFTELSDLQGVRVATSYPGLVGGFLAGHGVTSKLVKLDGAVESAVRLGVADAVADVVSTGSTLRQAGLEIFGPVILDSEAVLIGSGVDKAGADTLLRRLQGVLVARQYVLLDYDVPVAHLERATAAAPGFESPTVSPLHDPEWVAVRVMIPRTDMNQVMDELYAIGARAILVSAIHAARL from the coding sequence ATGCTTCGAATCGCCGTGCCCAACAAGGGCTCGCTGTCAGAGACCGCCGCGCAGATGCTGTGGGAGGCCGGGTACACCGGTCGCCGCGACCCGCGCGACCTGCACACCGCCGACCCCCGCAACGGGGTCGAGTTCTTCTACCTGCGTCCGCGTGACATCGCGACCTACGTCGGCTCGGGCGCGCTCGACGTCGGCATCACGGGTCGAGACCTCCTGCTCGACTCCGGCTCCGACGCCTCCGAGATCGCCCCGCTCGGGTTCGGCGACTCCACGTTCCGGTTCGCCGGACCGGCGGGCGCCTTCACCGAGCTCTCCGACCTGCAGGGCGTCAGGGTCGCGACGAGCTACCCCGGGCTCGTCGGCGGCTTCCTCGCCGGCCACGGCGTCACGTCGAAGCTCGTGAAGCTCGACGGCGCGGTCGAGTCGGCCGTGCGCCTCGGCGTCGCCGACGCGGTCGCCGACGTCGTGTCGACCGGGTCCACCCTCCGACAGGCCGGCCTCGAGATCTTCGGTCCCGTGATCCTCGACTCCGAGGCCGTGCTCATCGGCTCGGGCGTCGACAAGGCCGGTGCCGACACCCTCCTCCGACGCCTGCAGGGCGTGCTGGTCGCGCGTCAGTACGTGCTGCTCGACTACGACGTGCCCGTGGCGCACCTCGAGCGCGCGACCGCCGCGGCGCCCGGCTTCGAGTCGCCGACCGTCTCGCCGCTGCACGACCCCGAGTGGGTCGCCGTGCGGGTCATGATCCCGCGCACCGACATGAACCAGGTCATGGACGAGCTCTATGCGATCGGCGCACGCGCGATCCTCGTGAGCGCGATCCACGCCGCGCGGTTGTGA
- the hisI gene encoding phosphoribosyl-AMP cyclohydrolase translates to MTDLVQSALDRATFNGDGLLPAVIQQEGTGEVLMLGWMDREAMRRTLTEGRVTFWSRSRQEYWRKGDTSGHAQYVRAAALDCDADTLLVTVEQVGVACHTGTRTCFIGDPLEVVQGFPPAD, encoded by the coding sequence ATGACCGACCTGGTGCAGAGCGCCCTCGACCGCGCGACGTTCAACGGCGACGGCCTGCTGCCTGCCGTGATCCAGCAGGAGGGCACCGGCGAGGTGCTCATGCTCGGCTGGATGGACCGCGAGGCCATGCGGCGAACCCTCACCGAGGGGCGCGTCACGTTCTGGTCGCGGTCGCGGCAGGAGTACTGGCGCAAGGGCGACACGTCGGGCCACGCCCAGTACGTGCGCGCCGCCGCGCTCGACTGCGACGCGGACACGCTCCTCGTGACCGTCGAGCAGGTCGGCGTCGCCTGCCACACCGGAACCCGGACCTGTTTCATCGGCGACCCGCTCGAGGTCGTCCAGGGCTTCCCGCCCGCCGACTGA
- a CDS encoding phosphoribosyl-ATP diphosphatase: MKTFDELFVELSEKARTRPEGSGTVRELDAGVHAIGKKIVEEAAEVWMAAEYQTDDEAAEEISQLLYHLQVLMLAKGLSPADVYRHL; this comes from the coding sequence GTGAAGACATTCGACGAACTCTTCGTCGAGCTCAGCGAGAAGGCCCGCACCCGTCCTGAGGGTTCCGGCACCGTGCGCGAGCTCGATGCAGGCGTGCACGCCATCGGAAAGAAGATCGTCGAGGAAGCGGCCGAGGTGTGGATGGCCGCCGAGTACCAGACCGACGACGAGGCTGCCGAGGAGATCTCGCAGCTGCTCTACCACCTGCAGGTGCTGATGCTCGCGAAGGGGCTCTCGCCCGCCGACGTGTACCGACATCTCTGA
- the hisF gene encoding imidazole glycerol phosphate synthase subunit HisF, with translation MTLAIRVIPCLDVAAGRVVKGVNFENLRDAGDPVELAARYGEQGADELTFLDVTATVDDRSTTYDMVQRVAEQVFIPLTVGGGIRSNDDVARLLGHGADKVGVNSAAIARPALIGEIADRFGAQVLVLSLDVKRSERTASGFVVTTHGGRTETDLDALEWARTAIELGAGELLVNSIDADGTKAGFDLELVALMHELSSVPVIASGGAGAVEHFAPAVAVGADAVLAASVFHNAELTIGEVKAALAADGRVVR, from the coding sequence ATGACGCTCGCGATCCGCGTGATCCCGTGCCTCGACGTGGCCGCCGGCCGCGTCGTCAAGGGCGTCAACTTCGAGAACCTCCGCGACGCCGGAGACCCCGTCGAGCTCGCGGCCCGCTACGGCGAGCAAGGGGCCGACGAACTGACGTTCCTCGATGTCACGGCGACCGTCGACGACCGCTCGACCACCTACGACATGGTGCAACGGGTCGCCGAACAGGTGTTCATCCCGCTCACGGTCGGCGGCGGCATCCGCTCGAACGACGACGTCGCCCGCCTGCTCGGCCACGGCGCCGACAAGGTGGGGGTCAACAGCGCCGCGATCGCACGCCCCGCCCTCATCGGCGAGATCGCCGACCGCTTCGGCGCGCAGGTGCTCGTGCTCTCGCTCGACGTGAAGCGCTCGGAGCGCACCGCGTCGGGGTTCGTGGTCACGACCCACGGCGGGCGCACCGAGACCGACCTCGACGCGCTCGAGTGGGCGCGAACGGCCATCGAACTCGGCGCGGGCGAGCTGCTCGTGAACTCGATCGACGCCGACGGCACGAAGGCGGGCTTCGACCTCGAGCTCGTCGCCCTCATGCACGAGCTGTCGAGCGTGCCCGTGATCGCCTCCGGCGGTGCCGGCGCGGTCGAGCACTTCGCACCGGCCGTCGCGGTGGGCGCCGATGCGGTGCTCGCGGCATCCGTGTTCCACAATGCCGAGCTGACCATCGGCGAGGTGAAGGCCGCTCTCGCGGCAGACGGGAGGGTCGTGCGATGA
- the trpC gene encoding indole-3-glycerol phosphate synthase TrpC, translating to MLADLTANSVADALARRESRPLDVVERAALDRAPALDALLALRPAEHVKVIAEIKRASPSRGALASIDDPAELARTYELGGASAISVLTEGRKFKGSLEDLENVRAAVAIPVLRKDFIATPYQVFEARAAGADLVLLIVAALDDATLHELHELIGSLGMTALVETHSADELERAKALGARLIGVNARDLSTFELDRDLFGRLADRFPSDAIRVAESAVLSAADVAHYRASGADAVLVGEALVTGDPMANLSAFLAV from the coding sequence GTGCTCGCCGACCTGACGGCGAACTCGGTCGCCGACGCACTCGCACGCCGTGAATCCAGGCCGCTCGACGTCGTCGAGCGCGCCGCACTCGATCGCGCCCCGGCGCTCGACGCCCTGCTGGCTCTCCGGCCCGCCGAGCACGTGAAGGTCATCGCCGAGATCAAGCGGGCGAGCCCGTCGCGCGGCGCGCTCGCGAGCATCGACGATCCCGCCGAACTCGCCCGCACCTACGAACTCGGCGGCGCGAGCGCCATCAGCGTGCTCACCGAGGGGCGCAAGTTCAAGGGGTCGCTCGAAGACCTCGAGAACGTCCGCGCGGCGGTGGCGATCCCCGTGCTGCGCAAGGACTTCATCGCCACGCCCTACCAGGTTTTCGAGGCGCGCGCGGCCGGTGCGGACCTGGTGCTGCTGATCGTAGCGGCCCTCGACGACGCCACGCTCCACGAGCTCCACGAGCTCATCGGCTCGCTCGGCATGACGGCGCTCGTCGAGACGCATTCCGCCGACGAGCTCGAGCGGGCGAAGGCCCTCGGTGCGCGCCTGATCGGCGTCAACGCCCGCGATCTCTCGACGTTCGAGCTCGATCGCGACCTCTTCGGCCGGCTCGCTGACCGATTCCCCTCAGATGCCATCCGCGTCGCCGAGTCCGCGGTGCTCTCCGCGGCGGATGTCGCGCACTACCGCGCGTCCGGCGCCGACGCCGTCCTCGTGGGCGAGGCGCTCGTCACGGGCGACCCGATGGCCAACCTCTCAGCATTCCTGGCGGTGTGA
- the trpB gene encoding tryptophan synthase subunit beta — MALRAQTGPYFGEFGGRFVPESLIAALDQLGEAYDLAKLDPTFAEELAELGRSYTGRPSIITEVPRFAKHAGGARIILKREDLNHTGSHKINNVLGQALLTKRIGKSRVIAETGAGQHGVATATAAALFDLECTIYMGEVDTERQALNVARMRLLGAEVIAVKTGSRTLKDAINDAMRDWVTNVETTNYIFGTVAGPHPFPEMVRDFQKIIGEEARQQVLDLTGALPTAVVACVGGGSNAIGLFHAFLDDAEVKIYGFEAGGEGVETPRHAATISKGRPGVLHGARSYMLQDEDGQTIESHSISAGLDYPGVGPEHSWLSAIGRAEYRPVTDDAAMQALRLLTRTEGIIPAIESAHALAGALQLGLELGPEATILVNLSGRGDKDMDTAAKYFELYDQEDAK; from the coding sequence ATGGCGCTCAGAGCGCAGACCGGTCCGTACTTCGGCGAGTTCGGTGGGCGCTTCGTGCCCGAGTCCCTGATCGCCGCCCTCGACCAGCTCGGCGAGGCATACGACCTCGCGAAGCTCGATCCGACGTTCGCCGAGGAACTCGCGGAGCTCGGGCGCAGCTACACGGGGCGCCCGTCGATCATCACCGAGGTGCCGCGCTTCGCGAAGCACGCCGGTGGTGCGCGCATCATCCTGAAGCGTGAAGACCTCAACCACACGGGCTCGCACAAGATCAACAACGTGCTCGGCCAGGCGCTGCTCACGAAGCGCATCGGCAAGTCACGCGTCATCGCCGAGACCGGCGCAGGCCAGCACGGCGTCGCCACGGCGACGGCGGCGGCGCTCTTCGACCTCGAGTGCACCATCTACATGGGCGAGGTGGACACCGAGCGCCAGGCGCTCAACGTCGCCCGCATGCGCCTGCTCGGCGCCGAGGTCATCGCCGTGAAGACCGGCTCGCGCACCCTGAAAGACGCGATCAACGACGCCATGCGCGACTGGGTCACGAACGTCGAGACCACCAACTACATCTTCGGCACCGTCGCGGGGCCGCACCCGTTCCCCGAGATGGTGCGCGACTTCCAGAAGATCATCGGCGAGGAGGCGCGTCAGCAGGTGCTCGATCTCACGGGCGCGCTGCCCACGGCGGTCGTCGCGTGCGTCGGCGGCGGCTCGAACGCCATCGGCCTGTTCCACGCGTTCCTCGACGACGCCGAGGTGAAGATCTACGGGTTCGAGGCCGGCGGAGAAGGCGTCGAGACGCCACGCCACGCCGCGACGATCAGCAAGGGCCGCCCCGGCGTCCTCCACGGCGCCCGCAGCTACATGCTGCAAGACGAAGACGGCCAGACGATCGAGTCGCACTCGATCTCCGCCGGCCTCGACTACCCGGGCGTCGGCCCCGAGCACTCGTGGCTCTCGGCGATCGGCCGTGCCGAGTACCGACCGGTGACCGACGACGCGGCCATGCAGGCGCTGCGCCTGCTCACGCGCACCGAGGGCATCATCCCCGCGATCGAGTCCGCGCACGCCCTCGCCGGCGCGCTCCAGCTCGGCCTCGAGCTCGGACCGGAGGCCACGATCCTCGTCAACCTCTCGGGGCGCGGCGACAAGGACATGGACACCGCGGCGAAGTACTTCGAGCTCTACGACCAGGAGGACGCCAAGTGA
- a CDS encoding anthranilate synthase component I produces the protein MPATTTFDEFTALLPGRRVVPVVRELFADGETPVGIYRKLARDRPGTFLLESAEQGGIWSRYSFVGVSSYGVLTEHEGGVRWNDHGLGLDAGRALGDAASLEPLAALESLYERWRSDDVPGAAPLTGGLVGFIGWEAIRQIEHLPNRPPADFDMPGQAFCFVAELAVIDHRTGTVQLVASVLNDGVDEPDEMWVGAQERLDRMQRDLSRPSEAHLATIDLDVAATPTHRTEQADFLDAVERSREYIREGDVFQVVISQRFEQEVTADPLDVYRVLRTLNPSPYMYFVHVSDAAGEPIHIVGSSPEALVKVQQGRVFTHPIAGSKPRGATPEADAEFEAELIADPKEQAEHLMLVDLARNDLAKVCRAGSVEVTEFMRVERFSHIMHLVSSVEGDLAPNANAVDVFRAAFPAGTLSGAPKPRALEIIDELEPAQRGLYGGVVGYFGFGGDADLAIAIRTATISGGVARVQAGAGLVADSVAESEFEESRNKAAAPLRAVAIANALRSIP, from the coding sequence GTGCCAGCCACCACCACGTTCGACGAGTTCACTGCGCTCCTGCCCGGTCGCCGCGTCGTGCCCGTCGTGCGGGAGCTCTTCGCCGACGGCGAGACGCCGGTCGGCATCTATCGCAAGCTCGCACGCGACCGGCCGGGCACCTTCCTGCTCGAGTCGGCCGAGCAGGGCGGCATCTGGTCGCGCTACTCGTTCGTCGGGGTCTCGTCGTACGGCGTGCTCACCGAGCACGAAGGCGGTGTGCGGTGGAACGACCACGGCCTCGGGCTCGACGCCGGCCGCGCGCTCGGCGACGCCGCGAGCCTCGAACCGCTCGCCGCCCTCGAGTCGCTCTACGAGCGCTGGCGCTCCGACGACGTGCCGGGCGCGGCGCCGCTCACGGGCGGCCTCGTCGGATTCATCGGGTGGGAGGCGATCCGCCAGATCGAGCACCTGCCGAACCGCCCGCCGGCCGATTTCGACATGCCCGGCCAGGCGTTCTGCTTCGTCGCCGAGCTCGCGGTCATCGACCACCGCACCGGCACCGTGCAGCTCGTGGCATCCGTGCTGAACGACGGGGTCGACGAGCCCGACGAGATGTGGGTCGGGGCGCAGGAGCGACTCGACCGCATGCAGCGCGACCTCTCGCGACCGTCAGAGGCCCACCTCGCGACCATCGACCTCGACGTCGCGGCGACCCCCACGCATCGCACCGAGCAGGCCGACTTCCTCGACGCGGTCGAGCGCTCGCGCGAGTACATCCGCGAGGGCGACGTCTTCCAGGTGGTCATCTCGCAGCGCTTCGAGCAGGAGGTCACGGCCGACCCGCTCGACGTCTACCGGGTGCTCCGCACGCTGAACCCGAGCCCGTACATGTACTTCGTGCACGTGTCGGATGCCGCGGGCGAGCCGATCCACATCGTGGGCTCGTCGCCCGAGGCGCTCGTGAAGGTGCAGCAGGGGCGCGTGTTCACGCACCCGATCGCCGGATCCAAGCCGCGCGGCGCGACGCCAGAGGCCGATGCCGAGTTCGAGGCCGAGCTCATCGCCGATCCGAAGGAGCAGGCCGAGCACCTGATGCTCGTCGACCTCGCGCGCAACGACCTCGCGAAGGTCTGCCGCGCCGGCTCCGTCGAGGTCACCGAGTTCATGCGCGTCGAGCGCTTCAGCCACATCATGCACCTCGTCTCCTCGGTCGAGGGCGATCTCGCGCCGAACGCGAACGCCGTCGACGTGTTCCGCGCGGCGTTCCCCGCCGGCACGCTGTCGGGCGCCCCGAAGCCCCGAGCGCTCGAGATCATCGACGAGCTCGAGCCGGCCCAGCGCGGCCTCTACGGCGGCGTCGTCGGCTACTTCGGCTTCGGCGGCGACGCCGACCTGGCGATCGCGATCCGCACGGCCACCATCAGCGGGGGAGTCGCGCGGGTTCAGGCCGGTGCCGGACTCGTCGCCGACTCGGTCGCCGAATCGGAGTTCGAGGAGTCGCGCAACAAGGCGGCGGCGCCGTTGCGGGCGGTCGCGATCGCGAACGCCCTGCGGAGCATTCCGTGA
- the rpe gene encoding ribulose-phosphate 3-epimerase: MTTRINPSILAADFVNLESELARIASADLVHVDVMDNHFVPNLTFGPQMVGRLQDVSPIPLDVHLMISDVDRWAPGYAELGAYSVTFHAEATDEPVRLARRLREIGARAGIALKPGTDAEPFLDLLPEFDQVLIMTVEPGFGGQSFMHETMPKLSRVADAVRAAGLDVWLQVDGGISLDTIGIAAEAGADTFVAGSAVFGAEVPAERIAALRDLAATHRHGALPGTGSLKA, encoded by the coding sequence ATGACGACGCGGATCAACCCGAGCATCCTCGCTGCCGACTTCGTGAACCTCGAGTCCGAGCTCGCGCGCATCGCGAGCGCCGACCTCGTGCACGTCGACGTCATGGACAACCACTTCGTGCCGAACCTCACGTTCGGCCCGCAGATGGTCGGTCGCCTGCAGGACGTCAGTCCGATCCCGCTCGACGTGCACCTCATGATCTCGGATGTCGACCGATGGGCTCCGGGCTACGCCGAACTCGGCGCCTACTCGGTCACCTTCCACGCCGAGGCGACCGATGAGCCGGTGCGGCTCGCGCGTCGGCTGCGCGAGATCGGCGCGCGCGCGGGCATCGCCCTGAAGCCCGGAACGGATGCCGAACCCTTCCTCGACCTGCTGCCCGAATTCGACCAGGTGCTCATCATGACCGTCGAGCCCGGATTCGGCGGCCAGTCCTTCATGCATGAGACGATGCCGAAGCTGAGTCGGGTGGCCGACGCCGTGCGCGCAGCCGGACTCGACGTGTGGCTCCAGGTCGACGGCGGCATCTCGCTCGACACGATCGGCATCGCCGCCGAGGCAGGAGCCGACACGTTCGTCGCCGGCTCGGCGGTGTTCGGGGCCGAGGTCCCCGCCGAGCGCATCGCGGCGCTCCGCGACCTCGCGGCGACACATCGGCATGGGGCATTGCCGGGCACCGGTAGTCTGAAGGCGTGA
- a CDS encoding Trp biosynthesis-associated membrane protein: MSGSRLKSLTLLLALVGAGLALLSWSQTWFELRIVDPVTQGGGDPIEVGGGIASPALAALGLAGLALVAALAIAGPFIRVVLAVIQVLLGGSIVLASSIAIGDPVRAVAPAVTDATGVAGSGPTASLVASVDATAWPWVAVVGGVLVVLAGIAALVTGGRWPGSSRRYSTTRLADAGAVDVGDADGVSDAAAATVVAAGGDERALPETDARRRASDRAVDAWDELSRGDDPTDDDAGAPGETSADSGADAVDDAAAGTPAGAGGPAREDDAARDGRESPTEPSR; this comes from the coding sequence GTGAGCGGCTCGCGGCTGAAGTCGCTCACCCTCCTCCTCGCCCTCGTCGGTGCCGGGCTGGCGCTGCTCTCCTGGAGCCAGACCTGGTTCGAGCTCCGCATCGTCGATCCGGTGACCCAGGGCGGAGGCGACCCGATCGAGGTCGGCGGCGGCATCGCCTCGCCGGCCCTCGCGGCGCTCGGACTCGCCGGGCTCGCGCTCGTCGCGGCGCTCGCGATCGCGGGCCCGTTCATCCGCGTGGTGCTCGCCGTGATCCAGGTGCTGCTCGGGGGCTCGATCGTGCTGGCGAGCTCGATCGCCATCGGAGACCCGGTGCGGGCGGTGGCGCCGGCGGTGACGGATGCCACGGGCGTCGCGGGTTCCGGACCGACGGCCTCGCTCGTGGCCTCCGTCGACGCGACCGCGTGGCCGTGGGTCGCAGTCGTGGGCGGCGTGCTCGTCGTGCTCGCCGGCATCGCGGCGCTCGTGACCGGAGGGCGCTGGCCCGGCTCGTCGCGGCGCTACTCGACGACACGTCTGGCTGACGCCGGCGCCGTGGACGTCGGCGATGCGGATGGCGTTTCCGACGCCGCTGCCGCCACCGTCGTCGCGGCTGGGGGCGACGAGCGCGCGCTGCCCGAGACCGACGCCCGTCGACGTGCCTCCGACCGCGCCGTCGACGCGTGGGACGAGCTGAGCCGAGGCGACGACCCCACCGACGACGATGCCGGCGCGCCCGGCGAGACCTCCGCCGACTCCGGCGCCGACGCCGTCGACGACGCCGCCGCAGGCACCCCGGCAGGCGCAGGCGGGCCGGCCCGCGAAGATGACGCGGCCCGCGACGGGCGTGAGAGCCCCACCGAACCCAGCCGCTAG
- the lgt gene encoding prolipoprotein diacylglyceryl transferase, producing MIAPLSIPSPSPEWQSFQVGPFTIHMYAICILVGIILAVIVTSRRLTKRGAEPGVVLDIALWAVPLGIIGARFYHVLTHPSDYFFEGANVWNPFEPGAIWNIWEGGNAIYGALIGGAVGVLIGCRFTGIRFLSFADALAPGLLLAQAAGRLGNWFNHELFGAPTDLPWGLEISSDNAAFPAGLAEGTLFHPTFLYEIIWNIAGVVAILLLERAFNMRWGRAFAVYLIWYGLGRSFLESIRLDPSEMFLGIRVNVWASFAAILVGVILLIVQHRRHTGSEVTPYVPGREWKGPDAALDSDETESDSDSLDNEVESENIEGETAATSTHRSTTP from the coding sequence GTGATCGCACCGCTGAGCATCCCGAGCCCGTCCCCCGAATGGCAGTCGTTCCAGGTCGGTCCGTTCACGATCCACATGTACGCGATCTGCATTCTCGTGGGCATCATCCTGGCCGTGATCGTCACCTCGCGCCGGCTGACCAAGCGCGGGGCCGAGCCCGGCGTCGTGCTCGACATCGCCCTCTGGGCCGTGCCGCTGGGCATCATCGGCGCCCGGTTCTACCATGTCCTCACGCACCCCAGCGACTACTTCTTCGAGGGCGCGAACGTCTGGAACCCCTTCGAACCCGGCGCCATCTGGAACATCTGGGAGGGCGGCAACGCCATCTACGGCGCCCTCATCGGCGGCGCGGTCGGTGTGCTCATCGGCTGCCGCTTCACCGGCATCCGCTTCCTCTCGTTCGCCGACGCCCTCGCCCCCGGACTCCTGCTCGCGCAGGCCGCCGGCCGACTCGGCAACTGGTTCAACCACGAGCTCTTCGGCGCACCCACCGACCTGCCCTGGGGCCTCGAGATCTCCTCCGACAACGCGGCGTTCCCCGCCGGCCTCGCCGAGGGCACGCTGTTCCACCCGACGTTCCTGTACGAGATCATCTGGAACATCGCCGGCGTGGTCGCGATCCTGCTGCTCGAGCGCGCGTTCAACATGCGCTGGGGCCGCGCCTTCGCCGTGTACCTCATCTGGTACGGGCTCGGCCGATCGTTCCTCGAGTCGATCCGCCTCGACCCGAGCGAGATGTTCCTCGGTATCCGGGTCAACGTCTGGGCGTCGTTCGCCGCGATCCTCGTCGGCGTGATCCTGCTCATCGTGCAGCACCGCCGTCACACCGGTTCGGAGGTCACCCCCTACGTTCCCGGCCGTGAATGGAAGGGGCCCGACGCTGCGCTAGACTCGGACGAAACTGAGTCCGACTCCGACTCTCTCGACAACGAGGTCGAGAGTGAGAACATCGAGGGCGAGACCGCGGCCACAAGCACGCACAGGTCCACCACCCCCTAG